A region of Lycium barbarum isolate Lr01 chromosome 3, ASM1917538v2, whole genome shotgun sequence DNA encodes the following proteins:
- the LOC132629870 gene encoding cell division protein FtsZ homolog 2-2, chloroplastic-like: MATCTSAVFMPPDTRRSRGVLTVLGGRLCPLKIQDEKIGYLGVNQKSTSSLPQFKCSANPHHSVNQYQNKGSFLNLHPEISMLRGEESLSGNVSESLRDTSSSNNSNEAKIKVVGVGGGGSNAVNRMIESSMKGVEFWIVNTDIQAMRMSPVMSEHRLPIGQELTRGLGAGGNPDIGMNAANESKQAIEEAVYGSDMVFVTAGMGGGTGTGAAPIIAGTAKAMGILTVGIVTTPFSFEGRRRAVQAQEGIAALRENVDTLIVIPNDKLLTAVSPSTPVTEAFNLADDILRQGVRGISDIITIPGLVNVDFADVRAIMANAGSSLMGIGTATGKSRARDAALNAIQSPLLDIGIERATGIVWNITGGSDLTLFEVNAAAEVIYDLVDPSANLIFGAVIDPSTSGQVSITLIATGFKRQEEGDGRPLQGNQLTQGDASLGTNRRPASFLEGGSVEIPEFLRKKGRSRFPRA; encoded by the exons ATGGCTACTTGTACATCTGCTGTGTTTATGCCTCCTGATACACGACGGTCACGTGGGGTATTGACTGTTCTTGGTGGTAGACTTTGCCCCTTAAAAATCCAAGATGAGAAGATTGGATATTTGGGCGTTAACCAAAAGAGTACCTCGAGTTTGCCTCAATTCAAATGTTCAGCCAATCCCCACCATAGTGTCAACCAATATCAAAATAAAGGCTCCTTTCTAAATCTACATCCTGAAATTTCTATGCTTAGAGGTGAAGAAAGCTTGAGTGGAAATGTCAGTGAGAGCTTGAGGGATACGTCAAGCTCGAATAATTCTAATGAGGCCAAAATCAAGGTGGTTGGTGTAGGAGGTGGTGGATCGAATGCAGTTAATCGCATGATTGAAAGCTCTATGAAGGGTGTCGAGTTTTGGATTGTGAACACTGATATTCAAGCAATGAGGATGTCGCCTGTAATGTCCGAGCATCGACTGCCAATAGGTCAAGAACTCACAAGAGGACTTGGTGCCGGTGGTAATCCGGATATAGGGATGAACGCTGCCAATGAGAGCAAGCAGGCCATTGAGGAAGCGGTTTATGGCTCAGACATGGTTTTTGTGACT GCTGGAATGGGTGGAGGAACAGGGACTGGTGCGGCTCCTATAATTGCAGGAACTGCCAAAGCAATGGGTATCTTAACTGTCGGAATTGTTACTACCCCCTTTTCTTTTGAGGGACGAAGAAGAGCAGTTCAAGCTCAAGAAGGAATTGCAGCTTTAAGAGAAAATGTCGATACTCTAATTGTCATTCCAAATGACAAATTATTGACAGCTGTTTCTCCATCGACCCCAGTGACTGAAGCTTTTAACCTGGCTGATGATATTCTTCGACAGGGAGTTCGTGGTATTTCTGATATAATTACG ATTCCTGGGCTAGTAAACGTGGATTTTGCTGACGTGCGTGCTATTATGGCAAATGCTGGTTCCTCTTTAATGGGAATAGGAACTGCTACCG GAAAGAGCAGAGCCAGAGATGCTGCCTTGAACGCCATTCAATCTCCTTTGCTGGACATTGGTATAGAGAGGGCAACTGGAATTGTATGGAATATAACTGGTGGTAGTGATCTAACATTATTTGAG GTGAATGCTGCAGCAGAGGTTATATATGACCTTGTGGATCCAAGTGCGAACCTCATTTTTGGGGCTGTGATAGACCCATCAACAAGTGGACAG GTCAGCATAACCCTAATTGCCACTGGTTTTAAGCGCCAAGAAGAAGGTGATGGGAGACCTCTCCAG GGGAACCAACTAACACAGGGAGACGCTTCACTTGGAACTAACAGACGACCTGCGTCCTTCTTGGAAGGTGGTTCAGTAGAGATCCCTGAGTTCCTCAGGAAAAAAGGGCGATCGCGCTTTCCAAGAGCTTAA
- the LOC132633642 gene encoding uncharacterized protein LOC132633642, translating to MQQQQKFNGTFTMTNEQKNSSIFSVQPQRSCDTNDDKIESTRPSFITTNEQEKSSIFSLQPQRSPDPNDDKIESTRPILQVRKNNITLKCDQEHHDSKKSNDTRAVSDDDVHVGHASMGGSTSLEDNGRERLKRHRVEVAGHVWIPDIWGQEELLKDWIDCSAFDKSLMNNNIMSARAALVEERRRANSTCRLRIENSC from the coding sequence atgcaacaacaacaaaaattcaACGGTACTTTCACTATGACAAACGAACAAAAAAATTCATCGATTTTTTCAGTACAACCTCAGAGAAGCTGTGACACTAACGATGACAAAATCGAGTCAACAAGGCCTAGTTTCATTACGACGAACGAACAAGAAAAATCGTCGATTTTTTCATTACAACCCCAGAGAAGCCCTGACCCTAACGATGACAAGATCGAGTCAACAAGGCCAATTTTACAAGTCAGGAAAAACAACATAACGCTCAAGTGCGATCAAGAACACCATGATTCAAAAAAATCCAACGATACAAGAGCTGTGTCAGACGACGACGTGCATGTGGGGCATGCAAGCATGGGCGGATCGACGTCCTTGGAGGACAATGGACGTGAGAGATTGAAGAGACATAGAGTTGAAGTGGCTGGACATGTATGGATACCAGACATTTGGGGACAAGAGGAATTACTAAAAGATTGGATTGATTGTAGTGCATTTGATAAATCATtgatgaataataatataatgtCAGCAAGGGCAGCTTTagttgaagaaagaagaagagcaaaTTCTACTTGCAGATTAAGAATAGAAAATAGCTGTTGA
- the LOC132629872 gene encoding protein CIA1-like isoform X2, which produces MNFSEGDFELKEIQRLEGHTGKVLGIAWKQDTGIWGRPLAIASWSDDKTVRIWEQNFSGILECKAVLEESHGRSVRSCAWSPPCKSLAVACSDATTAIWKNVGNAYERVYTLEGHDNEVRSVSWNKKGDLLATCGGDKSVWIWEILPGNEFDCVSVLHGHTEDVKMVQWHQDMLFSCSYDNTIKVWEEILDNGDWACIQTLGESDSGHTSTISCLSVNNDYQMVSCSDDLTIKIWSCEGVHNYVGSKLIWEMIRCLPEGQEDPGIFASAGADDAIRLFIENKDNEVDGLTFKLLLKKEKAHEMNINSVKWNAGDKRLLASASDDGTVKIWELVCPWPAGAS; this is translated from the exons ATGAATTTTAGCGAAGGAGATTTTGAACTGAAGGAAATTCAAAGGCTGGAAGGACACACTGGTAAGGTTTTAGGTATTGCTTGGAAACAGGATACTGGAATTTGGGGTCGTCCCTTAGCGATTGCTTCGTGGAGTGACGATAAAACTGTACGAATTTGGGAACAGAATTTCTCTGGCATTTTGGAGTGTAAG GCTGTTTTGGAGGAATCACATGGACGGAGTGTTAGATCGTGTGCCTGGTCACCGCCATGCAAATCATTGGCAGTAGCTTGCTCTGATGCCACCACTGCCATTTGGAAAAATGTCGGGAATGCGTATGAGCGTGTCTACACTTTGGAG GGTCATGACAATGAAGTTAGAAGTGTTTCCTGGAATAAAAAAGGGGATCTGCTTGCGACGTGTGGAGGTGATAAGTCAGTTTGGATATGGGAAATTTTGCCTGGAAATGAGTTTGATTGTGTTTCAGTGTTACACGGACACACAGAAGATGTTAAGATGGTTCAATGGCATCAAGATATGTTATTCTCGTGTAGTTATGATAACACCATTAAG GTTTGGGAAGAGATTCTTGACAATGGTGATTGGGCTTGTATTCAAACTTTGGGTGAGTCTGACAG CGGACATACATCTACTATCTCGTGTCTCTCTGTCAATAATGATTACCAAATGGTATCTTGCAG TGATGACCTTACCATTAAGATATGGAGTTGCGAAGGTGTACACAATTATGTGGGGTCTAAATTAATTTG GGAAATGATCCGTTGTTTACCTGAAGGGCAGGAGGATCCAGGAATTTTTGCTAGTGCTGGAGCTGACGACGCTATACGTTTGTTCATCGAGAACAAGGACAATGAG GTTGATGGACTTACATTTAAGCTACTTTTGAAGAAGGAGAAGGCTCATGAAATGAATATAAATTCTGTGAAATGGAATGCTGGG GATAAAAGGCTTTTGGCATCGGCCAGCGATGATGGGACAGTGAAGATATGGGAGTTGGTTTGCCCTTGGCCTGCTGGTGCATCATAG
- the LOC132629872 gene encoding protein CIA1-like isoform X1, which yields MNFSEGDFELKEIQRLEGHTGKVLGIAWKQDTGIWGRPLAIASWSDDKTVRIWEQNFSGILECKAVLEESHGRSVRSCAWSPPCKSLAVACSDATTAIWKNVGNAYERVYTLEGHDNEVRSVSWNKKGDLLATCGGDKSVWIWEILPGNEFDCVSVLHGHTEDVKMVQWHQDMLFSCSYDNTIKVWEEILDNGDWACIQTLGESDSGHTSTISCLSVNNDYQMVSCSDDLTIKIWSCEGVHNYVGSKLIWTHACTLSGYHDRTICSVDWLREMIRCLPEGQEDPGIFASAGADDAIRLFIENKDNEVDGLTFKLLLKKEKAHEMNINSVKWNAGDKRLLASASDDGTVKIWELVCPWPAGAS from the exons ATGAATTTTAGCGAAGGAGATTTTGAACTGAAGGAAATTCAAAGGCTGGAAGGACACACTGGTAAGGTTTTAGGTATTGCTTGGAAACAGGATACTGGAATTTGGGGTCGTCCCTTAGCGATTGCTTCGTGGAGTGACGATAAAACTGTACGAATTTGGGAACAGAATTTCTCTGGCATTTTGGAGTGTAAG GCTGTTTTGGAGGAATCACATGGACGGAGTGTTAGATCGTGTGCCTGGTCACCGCCATGCAAATCATTGGCAGTAGCTTGCTCTGATGCCACCACTGCCATTTGGAAAAATGTCGGGAATGCGTATGAGCGTGTCTACACTTTGGAG GGTCATGACAATGAAGTTAGAAGTGTTTCCTGGAATAAAAAAGGGGATCTGCTTGCGACGTGTGGAGGTGATAAGTCAGTTTGGATATGGGAAATTTTGCCTGGAAATGAGTTTGATTGTGTTTCAGTGTTACACGGACACACAGAAGATGTTAAGATGGTTCAATGGCATCAAGATATGTTATTCTCGTGTAGTTATGATAACACCATTAAG GTTTGGGAAGAGATTCTTGACAATGGTGATTGGGCTTGTATTCAAACTTTGGGTGAGTCTGACAG CGGACATACATCTACTATCTCGTGTCTCTCTGTCAATAATGATTACCAAATGGTATCTTGCAG TGATGACCTTACCATTAAGATATGGAGTTGCGAAGGTGTACACAATTATGTGGGGTCTAAATTAATTTG GACACATGCCTGCACTCTATCTGGATATCATGATCGGACAATTTGCTCAGTTGACTGGTTGAG GGAAATGATCCGTTGTTTACCTGAAGGGCAGGAGGATCCAGGAATTTTTGCTAGTGCTGGAGCTGACGACGCTATACGTTTGTTCATCGAGAACAAGGACAATGAG GTTGATGGACTTACATTTAAGCTACTTTTGAAGAAGGAGAAGGCTCATGAAATGAATATAAATTCTGTGAAATGGAATGCTGGG GATAAAAGGCTTTTGGCATCGGCCAGCGATGATGGGACAGTGAAGATATGGGAGTTGGTTTGCCCTTGGCCTGCTGGTGCATCATAG
- the LOC132629872 gene encoding protein CIA1-like isoform X3, with the protein MNFSEGDFELKEIQRLEGHTGKVLGIAWKQDTGIWGRPLAIASWSDDKTVRIWEQNFSGILECKAVLEESHGRSVRSCAWSPPCKSLAVACSDATTAIWKNVGNAYERVYTLEGHDNEVRSVSWNKKGDLLATCGGDKSVWIWEILPGNEFDCVSVLHGHTEDVKMVQWHQDMLFSCSYDNTIKVWEEILDNGDWACIQTLGESDRTHACTLSGYHDRTICSVDWLREMIRCLPEGQEDPGIFASAGADDAIRLFIENKDNEVDGLTFKLLLKKEKAHEMNINSVKWNAGDKRLLASASDDGTVKIWELVCPWPAGAS; encoded by the exons ATGAATTTTAGCGAAGGAGATTTTGAACTGAAGGAAATTCAAAGGCTGGAAGGACACACTGGTAAGGTTTTAGGTATTGCTTGGAAACAGGATACTGGAATTTGGGGTCGTCCCTTAGCGATTGCTTCGTGGAGTGACGATAAAACTGTACGAATTTGGGAACAGAATTTCTCTGGCATTTTGGAGTGTAAG GCTGTTTTGGAGGAATCACATGGACGGAGTGTTAGATCGTGTGCCTGGTCACCGCCATGCAAATCATTGGCAGTAGCTTGCTCTGATGCCACCACTGCCATTTGGAAAAATGTCGGGAATGCGTATGAGCGTGTCTACACTTTGGAG GGTCATGACAATGAAGTTAGAAGTGTTTCCTGGAATAAAAAAGGGGATCTGCTTGCGACGTGTGGAGGTGATAAGTCAGTTTGGATATGGGAAATTTTGCCTGGAAATGAGTTTGATTGTGTTTCAGTGTTACACGGACACACAGAAGATGTTAAGATGGTTCAATGGCATCAAGATATGTTATTCTCGTGTAGTTATGATAACACCATTAAG GTTTGGGAAGAGATTCTTGACAATGGTGATTGGGCTTGTATTCAAACTTTGGGTGAGTCTGACAG GACACATGCCTGCACTCTATCTGGATATCATGATCGGACAATTTGCTCAGTTGACTGGTTGAG GGAAATGATCCGTTGTTTACCTGAAGGGCAGGAGGATCCAGGAATTTTTGCTAGTGCTGGAGCTGACGACGCTATACGTTTGTTCATCGAGAACAAGGACAATGAG GTTGATGGACTTACATTTAAGCTACTTTTGAAGAAGGAGAAGGCTCATGAAATGAATATAAATTCTGTGAAATGGAATGCTGGG GATAAAAGGCTTTTGGCATCGGCCAGCGATGATGGGACAGTGAAGATATGGGAGTTGGTTTGCCCTTGGCCTGCTGGTGCATCATAG
- the LOC132629871 gene encoding monodehydroascorbate reductase-like has product MAQYNLSSISLNGYAAREFVKQGVKPGELAIISKEAVAPYERPALSKAYLFPEGAARLPGFHVCVGSGGERLLPEWYAEKGISLILSTEIVKADLASKTLVSAAGESFKYETLVIATGSTVLKLSDFGVQGADSKNIFYLREIDDADKLVEALKAKKNGKAVIVGGGYIGLELSAVMRLNNIEVSMVYPEPWCMPRLFTEGIAAFYEGYYKNKGVNIIKGTVAVGFDTHPNGEVKEVKLKDGRVLEADLVVVGVGAKPLTTLFKGQVEEEKGGIKTDAFFKTSVPDVYAVGDVATFPMKMYGDIRRVEHVDHSRKSAEQAVKAIFASEQGKSVDEYDYLPYFYSRAFDLSWQFYGDNVGETVLFGDADPNSATHKFGTYWIKDGKIVGAFLESGSPEENKAIAKVAKVQPVASLDQLAQEGLSFASKI; this is encoded by the exons ATGGCTCAGTACAATTTATCTTCAATTAGTTTAAAT GGGTATGCTGCTAGAGAATTTGTGAAACAGGGAGTTAAGCCTGGGGAATTAGCTATTATTTCCAAAGAGGCG GTGGCTCCTTATGAACGTCCTGCACTTAGCAAGGCATACCTTTTTCCTGAAG GAGCTGCTAGACTCCCAGGGTTTCATGTGTGCGTTGGAAGTGGAGGAGAGAGACTGCTTCCTGAGTGGTATGCAGAGAAAG GCATATCGTTGATACTGAGTACAGAAATAGTGAAAGCAGATCTTGCTTCAAAGACTCTTGTTAGTGCAGCTGGGGAATCTTTTAAATATGAAACACTTGTTATCGCAACTGGATCCACT GTTTTGAAGTTGTCAGATTTTGGTGTACAAGGTGCTGATTCCAAGAACATCTTCTACTTGAGAGAAATTGATGATGCTGATAAGCTTGTGGAAGCATTAAAAGCTAAGAAAAACGGAAAGGCTGTAATTGTTGGGGGAGGGTACATTGGTCTTGAGCTTAGTGCTGTAATGAGACTGAACAACATTGAAGTCAGTATGGTTTACCCAGAACCATGGTGCA TGCCTCGGCTTTTCACAGAGGGCATAGCTGCATTCTATGAAGGTTATTATAAAAACAAGGGAGTCAATATCATCAAGGGTACAGTGGCTGTTGGGTTTGATACACATCCAAATGGAGAG GTGAAGGAAGTCAAACTTAAAGATGGCAGAGTTCTGGAAGCCGACCTAGTAGTCGTAGGAGTCGGAGCAAAACCACTCACGACGCTATTCAAAGGCCAAGTTGAAGAGGAGAAGGGAGGAATTAAG ACAGATGCGTTCTTCAAAACAAGTGTACCCGATGTGTACGCTGTGGGTGATGTTGCGACTTTTCCTATGAAAATGTACGGTGATATTAGAAGAGTTGAACATGTTGATCATTCTCGCAAATCTGCTGAGCAAGCTGTCAAG GCAATTTTTGCCAGTGAGCAAGGGAAGTCTGTCGATGAATATGACTACCTTCCATATTTCTACTCCCGTGCTTTCGATTTGTCTTGGCAATTCTATGGTGACAACGTAGGAGAAACAGTCCTCTTTGGTGATGCTGATCCCAACTCTGCAACTCACAAGTTTGGAACATACTGGATCAAAGACGGAAAGATCGTTGGTGCATTCCTTGAGAGCGGTTCTCCTGAAGAGAACAAGGCAATTGCTAAAGTTGCAAAAGTTCAACCCGTTGCTAGCTTGGATCAATTGGCACAGGAGGGCCTCAGCTTTGCTTCAAAGATCTAA